The Elgaria multicarinata webbii isolate HBS135686 ecotype San Diego chromosome 1, rElgMul1.1.pri, whole genome shotgun sequence genome has a window encoding:
- the LRRC8C gene encoding volume-regulated anion channel subunit LRRC8C, with the protein MIPITEFRQFSEQQPAFRVLKPWWDVFTDYLSVAMLMIGVFGCTLQVMQDKIICLPKRVQPSQNNSHLPNVSSSDSSASPLLPPKPSTPPATIEMKGLKTDLDLQQYSFINQMCYERALHWYAKYFPYLVLIHTLIFMLCSNFWFKFPGSSSKIEHFISILGKCFDSPWTTRALSEVSGEDSEEKDNRKNNINRSNAVQPTAEGSLVKTQSLRSIPEKFIVDKGTPGALDKKEGEQAKALFEKVKKFRLHVEESDLLHAMYVRQTVLKVIKFLIIIAYNSALVSKVQFTVDCNVDIQDMTGYKHFSCNHTMAHLFSKLSFCYLCFVSIYGFTCLYTLYWLFYRSLKEYSFEYVRQETGIDDIPDVRNDFAFMLHMIDQYDPLYSKRFAVFLSEVSENKLKQLNLNNEWTADKLRQRLQTNTQNRLELQLFMLSGLPDTVFEITELQSLKLEIINNVMIPATMVQLDNLQELSLYQCSAKIHSAALAFLKDNLKVLNVKFDDFRELPPWMYGLRNLEELSLIGSLCHDISKNITLESFRELKNLKALYIKSNLSKVPQSVVDVSSHLQKMCIHNDGTKLVMLNNLKKMVNLTELELVHCDLERIPHAVFSLVSLQELDLKENNLKSIEEILSFQHLRKLTILKLWHNSITYIPEHIKKLTSLERLSFSHNKIEVLPSHLFLCNKIRYLDLSYNDIRFIPPEIGVLQSLQYFSITCNKVESVPDELYFCKKLKTLKIGKNNLSILSPKIGNLVLLSYLDIKGNHLEFLPHELGECRALKKASLVVEDTLFETLPLDVREQMKAE; encoded by the exons ATGATTCCAATCACCGAATTCCGCCAGTTCTCTGAGCAGCAGCCAGCCTTCCGGGTGCTGAAGCCGTGGTGGGATGTATTTACAGACTATCTTTCCGTCGCCATGCTGATGATTGGCGTGTTTGGTTGCACGTTACAG GTTATGCAGGATAAGATCATATGCCTTCCAAAAAGAGTGCAGCCTTCGCAGAACAATTCTCACCTTCCCAATGTGTCAAGTTCAGACTCCAGCGCAAGCCCACTTCTTCCACCCAAGCCATCCACACCTCCTGCTACCATTGAAATGAAGGGTCTAAAGACTGACCTAGACCTCCAGCAGTATAGCTTTATCAATCAAATGTGCTACGAACGTGCTCTGCACTGGTATGCAAAGTACTTCCCTTACCTTGTCCTTATACACACTCTGATCTTCATGCTGTGTAGCAACTTCTGGTTCAAATTCCCTGGATCGAGCTCGAAAATTGAACATTTTATCTCCATTCTGGGGAAGTGCTTTGACTCCCCTTGGACAACAAGAGCTTTATCTGAGGTTTCTGGAGAAGACTCCGAAGAGAAGGACAACAGGAAGAACAACATCAACAGGTCGAATGCTGTCCAGCCTACTGCAGAAGGGAGTTTGGTTAAGACTCAGTCATTGAGGTCCATACCTGAGAAGTTCATTGTGGATAAGGGGACGCCTGGAGCACTGGATAAAAAAGAAGGGGAGCAGGCCAAAGCGTTGTTTGAGAAGGTGAAGAAGTTCCGACTTCATGTTGAGGAAAGTGACCTCCTCCACGCTATGTATGTCCGCCAAACAGTGCTGAAGGTGATTAAGTTTCTTATCATTATTGCATATAATAGTGCGCTTGTTTCAAAAGTCCAGTTTACAGTAGACTGCAACGTTGACATACAAGACATGACGGGATATAAGCACTTTTCTTGCAATCACACTATGGCACATCTGTTCTCTAAACTTTCCTTCTGCTATTTATGCTTTGTAAGTATCTATGGGTTTACATGTCTTTACACTCTGTATTGGTTGTTTTACCGCTCGCTAAAAGAATACTCTTTTGAGTATGTCCGTCAAGAGACTGGAATTGATGATATCCCAGATGTTAGAAATGACTTTGCTTTTATGCTCCACATGATAGACCAGTATGACCCTCTTTATTCCAAAAGATTTGCTGTGTTTCTTTCAGAGGTCAGTGAAAACAAATTGAAGCAGCTTAATCTAAACAATGAGTGGACTGCAGATAAATTGAGGCAAAGACTACAGACCAACACCCAGAACCGTTTGGAGCTGCAGCTGTTTATGCTGTCTGGGCTTCCTGACACAGTTTTCGAAATTACGGAGCTTCAGTCATTGAAACTGGAAATCATTAATAATGTCATGATACCAGCCACGATGGTTCAACTGGACAATCTCCAGGAGCTCTCATTGTACCAGTGCTCCGCAAAGATCCATAGTGCAGCCTTGGCCTTCCTGAAAGACAACCTGAAAGTCTTGAACGTCAAATTCGATGACTTCAGGGAACTGCCGCCTTGGATGTATGGACTCAGAAATTTGGAAGAACTGAGCTTGATAGGTTCTTTGTGCCATGACATTTCTAAAAATATAACATTGGAGTCTTTTCGAGAACTCAAGAACCTTAAGGCTCTGTACATTAAAAGCAACCTGTCCAAAGTCCCACAATCTGTGGTTGACGTTTCGAGTCACCTTCAAAAGATGTGCATTCACAATGATGGCACAAAACTTGTGATGCTCAACAACCTGAAGAAAATGGTCAATTTGACAGAATTAGAATTGGTCCACTGTGACTTGGAGCGCATTCCCCATGCTGTTTTCAGCCTTGTCAGCCTTCAAGAATTAGACTTGAAGGAAAACAATCTCAAATCAATAGAAGAAATTCTTAGCTTTCAACACCTTAGAAAACTCACCATCCTAAAGCTGTGGCACAACAGTATAACCTACATCCCTGAGCACATAAAGAAGCTCACTAGCTTGGAACGGCTTTCTTTTAGTCACAACAAGATAGAGGTTCTCCCATCCCACCTCTTCCTATGCAACAAAATTAGATACTTAGACTTGTCTTACAACGATATCCGATTCATCCCTCCTGAAATTGGGGTGCTACAAAGCTTACAGTATTTTTCGATCACTTGCAACAAAGTGGAGAGCGTGCCAGATGAGCTGTACTTTTGCAAAAAACTCAAGACACTAAAGATTGGGAAAAACAACCTGTCCATTCTCTCGCCTAAAATTGGAAATCTGGTATTGCTCTCCTACTTGGACATTAAAGGAAACCATCTGGAATTTCTTCCCCATGAACTTGGTGAATGCAGAGCACTGAAAAAGGCTAGCCTGGTGGTGGAAGACACCTTGTTTGAAACCCTGCCTCTGGATGTCAGGGAACAGATGAAGGCAGAATAA